One Leptospiraceae bacterium genomic window, ATATCCAGAAGATGCAAATCTTTCTTATCCTGAAAACTACAGGCTCTATCGAAATCAGTTTCAGGAAAATCAAAATCAAAGCTATCACAGATATCATACTTCCCGCTCGGAACGATAAGGTCAGGATATTCAGAGTAAGAAGGTATATAAAACCCCCGATAGTTTTTAAGAATGGATAGCGGAACCAGGATTGGAGGAGTTTTATAAAACCATAACCATTTCATTGTTTTCTAAAATACCTGATAGAACTTTTAAAACCATCTAATAAAATATCTTCAGCCGGGTAAAGAAAAAATCATTCGGAACTTAAAGAATCAATATAAGCTTGACTTTTTTCTTCAAACTCGCAAAGCTTATCTTATTCATTCCAAGAGCCAAATCGAATATGCAATCCATTCCTGTCTTAACTCAACCTCTCAGTATAGCACCTATGATGGATTGGACAGATAGATACTACCGTTACCTGATGAGGTTAATTACAAGAAAAACCCTTCTCTATACAGAAATGGTAACAACACCTGCTCTTTTGCACGGTAACAGAAAAAACTTCCTTCAATTCAATAAATTCGAAAAACCTCTTGTCTTACAATTAGGAGGAGATAATCCTTCTGAGCTTATGTTTGCCGCCAGGCTTGCAGAAGAATGGGGCTATTCCGGGATCAATTTAAATGTGGGCTGTCCGAGCGATAGGGTTCAAAATGGTAATTTTGGAGCCTGCCTTATGGCCAATCCGCATCTGGTAGGAGAATGCCTACTAAGCATGCAAAATGTCGTAAAGATTCCCGTAAGCATAAAACACCGCATCGGTATTGATGGCTATGAAACCTACCAAGACTTGCAGAATTTTGTATCCCTTGTCTCTTCTTATGGATGTAAGCATTTTATAATACACGCAAGAGTTGCTATTTTAAAAGGCCTTTCTCCTCTTGAAAATCGGACAATTCCTCCGCTTCGCTATGAAGATGTTTATAAAATAAAAAAGGAGTTTCCGGATTTACAGATAGATATAAATGGTGGAATCAGAGATTTTACTACAGCAAAAAAACAGCTAAAATTTGTAGATTCTGTTATGATAGGAAGAGAAGCCTATGAAAATCCATTCCTATTCGAGAAGGCTGATTCTACTTTTTTTGGAGAGGAATATAAACCTAAAAAGAGAAAACAAATTTTAGAAGAGCTTTCCTTTTACCTTCAAGAAGAGGTAGGGAAAGGTCAAAAACCATCTGCCATTCTTCGACATTGCTTAAACCTCTATAAGGGTGTTTCCGGTTCAAAACAGTACAAAAGGTTTCTAACAGAAAATATGTATAAGAATCAGGGTATAGAGTTTTTTAAAGATTTACTCAAAGAACTTCCGGAGGAAATTTAATTTTTTTGTCCCATTTTTCCCCTTTTTTTTGACTTGAAATTTATTTCCGAGAGATTATACTGGAGAAGATAATAGTTATACCCGCAGGACACAATTGGACTCCAAGCAATTTATTTTAACTGATGACGATGGCTTAAAGGAACGACTGACTCCTTATTTGAAAAAGCTGAATGTAGAGTTTATGCCATTTGAGAATTTTGAAACTCTGAGTGATACGAACACAGAGGAGTTTATTAAAATAAT contains:
- the dusA gene encoding tRNA dihydrouridine(20/20a) synthase DusA; the encoded protein is MQSIPVLTQPLSIAPMMDWTDRYYRYLMRLITRKTLLYTEMVTTPALLHGNRKNFLQFNKFEKPLVLQLGGDNPSELMFAARLAEEWGYSGINLNVGCPSDRVQNGNFGACLMANPHLVGECLLSMQNVVKIPVSIKHRIGIDGYETYQDLQNFVSLVSSYGCKHFIIHARVAILKGLSPLENRTIPPLRYEDVYKIKKEFPDLQIDINGGIRDFTTAKKQLKFVDSVMIGREAYENPFLFEKADSTFFGEEYKPKKRKQILEELSFYLQEEVGKGQKPSAILRHCLNLYKGVSGSKQYKRFLTENMYKNQGIEFFKDLLKELPEEI